A region from the Panicum hallii strain FIL2 chromosome 1, PHallii_v3.1, whole genome shotgun sequence genome encodes:
- the LOC112894252 gene encoding uncharacterized protein LOC112894252 isoform X2: MAAPALSLSRSPSSSVSSSPVDRCPRSTAVFRRYGPSFAYKPAAGICSASQAIELLPSLYPEIVVRDAQLEDCWEVADTHCSSFFPDYKFPLDLVLRIDRYIALLSGFSVPPGCMRTCLVAVNSNSVNNSFNIECGDPRDARFQKYNLSRGSIAGILTIDTVADYLPRRGPLKQRR; this comes from the exons ATGGCTGCGCCGGCGCTGAGCCTGTCTCGCTCCCCGTCGTCCTCCGTCTCCTCGTCACCTGTCGATCGTTGTCCCCGATCTACCGCTGTCTTCCGGCGCTACGGCCCGTCCTTCGCCTACAAACCTGCCGCAG GAATTTGCTCTGCTAGCCAGGCAATTGAATTGCTGCCTTCGTTGTACCCTGAAATTGTTGTCCGAGATGCACAGCTCGAGGATTGTTGGGAAGTAGCTGACACTCATTGCAGCTCTTTCTTTCCGGATTACAAGTTCCCATTGGACCTTGTTCTACGGATTGATCGTTACATTGCTCTTCTATCTGGATTTTCAGTTCCACCCGGGTGCATGAGGACTTGCCTCGTCGCAGTCAATTCTAATTCTGTAAATAATAGCTTCAACATTGAGTGTGGAGATCCTCGAGATGCCAGATTTCAGAAATACAATCTCAGCAGAGGCTCCATAGCTGGCATTCTTACAATCGACACAGTGGCAGACTATCTTCCGAGAAGGGGACCCCTGAAGCAGAGAAG
- the LOC112900576 gene encoding uncharacterized protein LOC112900576: MVGGRGGAGRRQERQALMVAFALALLMGTAVYFRIWARQSSDPSFTVDDREELRRQFEQANLEAMDESAEWRMKYDKEFEKNKQLQDEFSKVKASLTGTARRLELLKKDNEMWKRQTESLKQQCNCSLPLKTTKD, from the exons ATGGTGGGGGGACGAGGAGGGGCGGGCCGGCGGCAGGAGCGGCAGGCCCTGATGGTGGCGTTCGCTCTGGCTCTGCTCATGGGCACCGCCGTCTACTTCCGCATCTGGGCCCGCCAGTCCAGCGACCCCTCCTTCACCGTCGACGACCGCGAGGAGCTCCG GAGGCAATTTGAACAAGCAAACCTAGAAGCGATGGATGAATCTGCTGAATGGAGAATGAAATATGACAAAGAATTTGAGAAAAACAAGCAGTTGCAAGATGAATTTTCAAAG GTTAAGGCCTCATTGACTGGGACAGCCAGGCGTCTTGAGTTGTTAAAAAAG GATAATGAGATGTGGAAGAGACAGACTGAATCACTGAAGCAGCAGTGCAATTGCAGTCTTCCATTGAAAACTACGAAAGATTAA
- the LOC112900551 gene encoding uncharacterized protein LOC112900551, which translates to MATLVRPPALHICAVSGAGGGKEKWAPLPQRSWWGRNKPSLPRQPRQSGGNGGRGGGGEALDQVLGVLRRDGEFLQAAAGAPLRDVFWLRFLEKKQQQRKQPKPKPKPAQQQQMLQQEEVEVEELPREAPAFPPPAYQPGLSCVELMAADFQALKVYAGSAQRFLARRFLGSQGQSKAQQQPKPKPQEQQQILQPPVFPPPSYPPGLSCMELMMADLEALKLYINYYSTILTTPLPQHYDPDLLAQYFASRPHILAFRTIQILFAFVSAVAKMQISKRSQLTADATYSSGNSSNGFDASQYTVGQLLKEMFLDLGPTFVKVGQSLSTRPDIIGSEICEALAELHERVPPFPREDAMEIIEGEFECPVSHIFSYISDEPVAAASFGQVYQGRTVDGALVAIKVQRPNLLPAVLRDIYILRLGLGFIRKVAKRRSNISLYADELGRGFVGELDYNIEAANATKFLEVHSRYPFMLVPKVLKQLTRKKVLTMEWVTGENPKELLSLTKGVSGKVTEVSEKQKLEAKTHLLDLVNKGVEASLVQLLETGLLHADPHPGNLRYTPEGRVGFLDFGLLCMMERKHQRAMLASIIHIVNGDWASLVYDLTEMDVVPPNTNLRRVTMELEDALGEVTFEDGIPEIKFSKVLGKIWSVAFKYHFRMPPYYTLVLRSLASLEGLAVAADENFKTFQAAYPYVVWKLLSDNSLATRRLLNQAIFNKKKEFQWQKVAAFLKLASARSNFKYNSGALPEPDTKDVTVASLLEISGTSSLDRATATPERAVHTANLCVRLLLSKDSVVIRRLIMTANAKSLARDLISRDASMFRVLLSKVIADVVCQWMLNVAGLKRVAETRMRTPVTIGKNDGHLVLSEESSTLMALQAVVTDRRMQVIYSKFVRELREEPVLMVRVSWNMFVISVTSAAVGLHRFMVFLSEEYLPTLPPPVPPPRLVQIQTL; encoded by the exons ATGGCGACGCTGGTGCGGCCGCCCGCGCTGCACATCTGCGCCGTgagtggcgccggcggcgggaaggagaagtgggcgcCGCTGCCGCAGCGGTCGTGGTGGGGCCGGAACAAGCCGAGCTTGCCGCGCCAGCCGCGGCAGTCGGGCGGGAATGGGGGCCGGGGAGGCGGGGGCGAAGCGCTGGACCAGGTGCTGGGTGTGCTCCGCCGCGACGGCGAGTTCCTCCaggccgccgctggcgccccgctCCGCGACGTCTTCTGGCTCCGCTTCCTCgagaagaagcagcagcagcggaaGCAGCCGAAGCCTAAGCCCAAGCCTGCGCAGCAACAGCAGatgctgcagcaggaggaggtggaggtggaggaacTGCCTCGTGAAGCTCCAGCCTTCCCTCCTCCCGCGTACCAGCCAG GGTTGTCGTGCGTGGAGCTAATGGCGGCCGATTTCCAAGCTCTCAAGGTGTACGCCGGTAGCGCTCAACGCTTTCTCGCGCGGCGGTTCCTGGGAAGCCAGGGGCAGTCAAAAGCTCAACAACAACCTAAACCCAAACCCCAGGAGCAGCAGCAGATACTTCAACCCCCGGTCTTCCCTCCACCCTCCTACCCTCCAG GGTTATCCTGTATGGAGTTAATGATGGCCGATCTTGAAGCCCTCAAGTTGTACATCAACTACTATTCCACCATCCTCACCACCCCGCTTCCCCAGCATTACGATCCCGACCTCCTTGCTCAGTACTTCGCCTCACGTCCACATATCCTCGCTTTTCGCACCATTCAG ATACTCTTTGCATTTGTCTCAGCTGTGGCAAAGATGCAAATTTCTAAAAGATCACAGTTGACCGCAGATGCTACCTACAGCAGTGGCAACAGCAGCAATGGTTTCGATGCTTCTCAATACACAGTTGGCCAGCTTCTCAAGGAGATGTTTCTTGACCTTGGACCTACTTTTGTTAAAG TTGGACAATCCCTTTCTACAAGACCTGATATCATAGGTTCAGAGATTTGTGAG GCCCTCGCTGAGTTGCATGAAAGAGTTCCTCCTTTCCCAAGAGAGGATGCAATGGAGATTATTGAAGGAGAATTTGAGTGCCCTGTATCACATATTTTCAGTTACATTTCGGATGAGCCTGTAGCAGCTGCTTCCTTTGGACAG GTTTACCAGGGGCGGACAGTTGATGGTGCTCTTGTGGCCATAAAGGTTCAGCGGCCAAACCTTCTACCCGCTGTACTGCGAGACATATATATTCTACGTCTTGGG CTTGGTTTCATACGGAAGGTAGCCAAACGAAGAAGTAATATTTCTCTCTATGCTGATGAGTTGGGTAGAGGTTTCGTCGGCGAGTTGGACTACAATATTGAAGCTGCTAACGCTACCAAATTTCTG GAGGTTCATTCTAGGTATCCTTTTATGCTAGTTCCTAAGGTTCTAAAACAACTTACTAGAAAGAAGGTTTTAACAATGGAGTGGGTGACTGGTGAGAACCCCAAGGAGTTGCTTTCCTTGACTAAAGGAGTTTCTGGAAAAGTTACTGAAGTTTCAGAAAAGCAGAAGTTGGAAGCAAAAACTCACCTTCTTGACCTG GTCAATAAAGGTGTCGAGGCATCATTAGTGCAGCTTCTTGAGACAGGCTTGTTGCATGCCGATCCTCATCCTGGCAACTTGCGTTATACACCTGAAGGTCGAGTTGG GTTTCTTGATTTTGGTCTGCTTTGCATGATGGAGAGGAAACATCAGCGAGCTATGCTTGCAAGCATCATACACATAGTAAATGGAGATTGGGCTTCCCTTGTCTATGATTTGACTGAAATGGATGTAGTTCCACCAAACACCAATCTGCGCCGTGTGACAATG GAGTTGGAGGACGCATTGGGCGAGGTAACCTTTGAAGATGGAATTCCAGAAATCAAGTTCAGTAAG GTGCTTGGAAAAATTTGGTCTGTGGCATTTAAATATCACTTCCGTATGCCGCCTTACTACACACTGGTTCTCCGGTCACTTGCTTCTTTGGAAG GACTGGCTGTGGCAGCAGACGAGAATTTCAAAACATTTCAAGCAGCATACCCATATGTTGTTTGGAAGCTTCTTTCCGATAATTCACTTGCAACAAGGAGACTCTTAAATCAG GCAATTTTCAACAAAAAGAAAGAGTTCCAATGGCAGAAGGTTGCCGCATTTCTAAAGTTAGCTTCAGCGAG GAGCAACTTCAAATATAATAGTGGAGCTTTGCCTGAACCTGACACAAAGGACGTGACTGTCGCTAGCCTTCTAGAGATCAGTGGTACATCTTCACTTGACCGTGCTACAGCTACACCAGAGAGGGCAGTGCACACTGCAAACCTGTGTGTGAGACTTTTATTATCAAAGGACAGCGTTGTTATTAGGAGACTTATTATGACAGCG AATGCAAAATCTCTTGCCCGTGATCTGATCTCCAGAGATGCATCGATGTTCCGGGTGCTCCTCAGTAAGGTTATTGCAGATGTCGTCTGCCAGTGGATGTTGAACGTCGCAGGCTTGAAACGAGTTGCGGAGACCAGGATGCGGACGCCCGTGACCATAGGAAAGAATGATGGCCATCTGGTGCTGTCTGAAGAATCATCAACCCTGATGGCACTTCAAGCGGTCGTAACAGACCGCAGGATGCAGGTCATATACTCCAAATTTGTGAGGGAGTTAAGAGAAGAGCCTGTCCTGATGGTCAGGGTGAGCTGGAACATGTTCGTCATCTCGGTCACATCTGCTGCGGTCGGCCTGCACCGCTTCATGGTGTTCCTCTCGGAGGAATACTTGCCGACGCTGCCGCCGCCTGTGCCCCCGCCCCGGCTGGTTCAGATTCAGACCCTATAA
- the LOC112900566 gene encoding mRNA-decapping enzyme subunit 2 produces MAMAGGGGLNRSSSRGQLPPQELLDDLCSRFLLNVPKEELESFERILFLLEQAHWFYEDNSVEHNPNLKSLSFKDFTSLMFKSCTALRPYIAHLDDIYKDFNNYKFRVPVSGAIILDDTYERCLLVKGWKAGASWSFPRGKRNKDEEDHTCAVREVLEETGCDVSTLLNLDDYIEVSIGQQKVRLYIITGVKRDTVFAPQTKKEISEISWHRIDDLLPASDDAVSRGVNGMKLYMVAPFLTGLKAWIAAHPPMLYQKSEASARGTVWKAKNSSSSGAPVENPVARAGSDAQHVDNRPGRSFRNFRFDTARILQSMEASFLRT; encoded by the exons ATGGcgatggcgggcggcgggggacTGAACCGGTCGTCGTCGAGGGGGCAGCTGCCGCCACAAGAGCTTCTCGATGATCTCTGCAG CCGCTTCCTGCTGAACGTGCCCAAGGAGGAGCTCGAGTCGTTCGAGCGGATCCTGTTCCTGCTGGAGCAGGCGCACTGGTTCTACGAGGACAACTCCGTCGAGCACAACCCCAACCTCAAGTCCCTCTCCTTCAAGGACTTCACCTCCCTCA TGTTCAAGAGCTGCACTGCTCTCAGGCCCTACATCGCGCACCTGGATGATATCTACAAGGACTTCAACAATTACAAGTTCCGTGTCCCTGTGTCCGGCGCCATCATCCTGGATGACACCTATGAGAGG TGCTTGCTTGTTAAGGGATGGAAAGCTGGGGCCAGCTGGAGCTTTCCTCGTGGAAAGAGGAATAAAGATGAGGAAGATCACACCTGTGCTGTTAGAGAA GTTCTGGAGGAAACTGGGTGTGACGTTTCTACGCTATTAAATTTGGATGATTACATTGAAGTTTCAATTGGACAACAAAAAGTTCGGCTCTATATCATAACTGGTGTTAAGAGAGATACTGTGTTTGCACCTCAAACAAAGAAGGAAATCAGT GAAATCTCATGGCACAGAATTGACGATCTTTTACCAGCTAGTGATGATGCGGTATCTCGTGGAGTGAATGGAATGAAGCTGTACATGGTTGCTCCATTTTTGAC GGGTCTAAAGGCTTGGATTGCCGCGCATCCTCCCATGCTGTATCAGAAATCAGAGGCATCTGCTAGAG GTACCGTGTGGAAGGCGAAGAATTCGTCAAGCAGTGGTGCCCCTGTCGAGAACCCTGTTGCTAGAGCAGGATCTGACGCACAGCatgttgacaaccgccccggtagaAGCTTCAGAAACTTCAGGTTTGACACGGCACGCATCCTGCAGTCCATGGAAGCTTCCTTCTTACGCACCTAG
- the LOC112900556 gene encoding quinone oxidoreductase PIG3-like, with translation MRAVVITRGGGPEVLKAQDVEDPAPLGEGEVLLQVAAAGVNRADTLQRHGRHPPPAGASPYPGLECSGTILALGPNVPSRWSIGDKVCALLSGGGYAEKVVVPAGQLLPVPEGVSLTDAAGLPEVACTVWSTVFMTSHLSPGESFLIHGGSSGIGTFAIQIAKHLGIKVFVTAGSEEKLAVCKDLGADVCINYKTEDFVERVKQETNGKGVDVILDNIGGSYLQRNLNSLGVDGRLFIIGFQGGAVAEVNLQAVLARRLTIQAAGLRGRSLANKAQIVSEVEKNVWPAVTAGKVKPVIYKTFPLSEASEAHRLMETSTHIGKILLLP, from the exons CCCGGCGCCGCTGGGAGAAGGCGAGGTCCTCCTCCAGGTCGCCGCCGCGGGCGTCAACCGCGCCGACACGCTCCAGCGCCAcggccgccacccgccgcccgccggcgcgtCCCCGTACCCGGGGCTCGAGTGCTCGGGCACCATCCTCGCGCTCGGCCCCAACGTGCCCTCGCGATGGTCCATCGGCGACAAG GTGTGCGCGTTGCTAAGCGGCGGCGGGTACGCGGAGAAAGTGGTGGTTCCGGCGGGGCAGCTGCTGCCCGTGCCGGAGGGGGTGTCGCTAACGGACGCAGCCGGCTTGCCCGAGGTGGCCTGCACCGTCTGGTCGACCGTATTCATGACCAGCCACCTCTCCCCCGGCGAATCATTCCTT ATCCATGGAGGGTCAAGTGGAATCGGTACTTTCGCTATTCAGATTGCGAAGCACCTCGGAATTAAGGTTTTTGTGACTGCAG GAAGCGAAGAAAAACTAGCAGTCTGCAAAGATTTGGGTGCTGATGTATGCATAAACTACAAAACTGAAGACTTCGTTGAACGTGTCAAACAGGAAACCAATGGAAAGG GTGTTGATGTCATTCTGGACAATATCGGAGGATCATATCTCCAGCGTAACCTGAACAGCTTAGGCGTTGATGGTAGACTTTTCATCATTGGCTTCCAAGGAGGCGCTGTAGCTGAAGTGAACCTGCAAGCTGTTCTGGCACGGCGCTTGACCATACAAG CTGCTGGACTGCGTGGTAGAAGCCTTGCCAATAAAGCTCAGATCGTCAGCGAGGTGGAAAAGAATGTGTGGCCTGCCGTCACAGCTGGCAAGGTGAAGCCGGTGATTTACAAGACATTCCCGTTATCTGAAGCATCCGAGGCACACAGGTTGATGGAAACTAGCACGCACATCGGCAAGATACTGCTTCTCCCTTGA